One window from the genome of Candidatus Latescibacterota bacterium encodes:
- a CDS encoding ATP-binding cassette domain-containing protein — MIIIEKISKSYGSQELFRNTGFRLNARERLGLVGRNGHGKTTLFRMIMGMEEPDAGSIIIPKGYSIGHVDQDPHFSENTVIEEGCLGLPEQDRDHSWKVEKILSGLGFSEEDIKKHPGELSGGYQVRLNLAKVLVRNVDLLLLDEPNNYLDITSIRWLTRYLSSWQGELLLITHDRSFMDNIVTHTMGIYRKSLRKIKGDTGKLYSQLAMEEEVYEKTRLNDEKKRKKTELFIRRFRAKARLGNMVQSRIKSLQKQEKLEKLEQAKDLDFSFRSKVFNGRSVMHVKDLSFGFESEKPLFSELSFAVGPYERVCVIGKNGKGKTTLLKTIAGKLSPDEGEVLFNPTVSRGYYEQADEDSLSEDRTVLDEVMLADPDLPAQTARNICGMMMFEGDAALKKIKVLSGGEKNRVMMGKVIATPVSLLLLDEPTNHLDLESCDALLEAINEFEGAVVMVTHNEMLLHGLADRLIIFQDGKASVFEGGYQRFLEKRGWDEEKDVQGEIEPVTGQIESIDRKTYKRLRAELIRERAKGLKPLEKKIEDMEEAIVGAEANLEKYHKEMAEVSVAGESGRIGEISKGIHSCQETVEESFTALEIATTEYHLLKEKYDAKMDRLDTSVR, encoded by the coding sequence ATGATCATTATAGAGAAGATATCTAAAAGTTATGGCAGCCAGGAACTTTTCAGGAACACCGGGTTCAGGTTGAATGCCAGGGAGCGCCTTGGCCTTGTGGGGAGGAACGGTCACGGGAAGACGACTCTCTTCAGGATGATCATGGGGATGGAGGAACCGGATGCCGGATCGATCATCATCCCGAAGGGATATTCTATCGGGCATGTCGATCAGGACCCGCATTTTTCAGAAAACACAGTGATCGAGGAAGGGTGTCTTGGCCTGCCGGAGCAGGATCGGGACCATTCGTGGAAAGTAGAGAAGATACTGTCAGGACTCGGTTTCAGCGAAGAGGACATCAAAAAGCACCCCGGCGAACTCTCTGGCGGATACCAGGTCCGACTCAATCTGGCCAAGGTCCTCGTCCGAAACGTCGACCTCCTTCTCCTGGACGAGCCGAACAACTATCTCGATATCACTTCCATAAGGTGGCTGACTCGCTATCTCAGCAGCTGGCAGGGCGAATTGCTCCTGATCACCCATGACAGAAGTTTCATGGACAATATCGTCACCCATACTATGGGTATATACCGAAAGAGCCTCAGGAAGATCAAGGGAGACACAGGCAAGCTCTATTCACAGCTCGCCATGGAAGAAGAAGTCTACGAGAAGACCCGGCTGAACGATGAAAAAAAGAGGAAAAAAACGGAACTGTTCATACGGCGGTTCCGCGCAAAGGCGAGACTCGGTAACATGGTTCAGTCGAGGATCAAGAGTCTGCAGAAGCAGGAGAAACTTGAAAAACTCGAACAGGCGAAAGACCTCGATTTCTCCTTCCGGTCGAAGGTATTCAATGGTCGCTCAGTGATGCATGTGAAAGACCTGTCGTTCGGGTTTGAATCAGAAAAGCCGTTATTCAGCGAATTGTCATTCGCGGTCGGACCATACGAAAGGGTCTGCGTAATAGGAAAGAACGGCAAGGGCAAAACCACTCTCCTCAAGACTATCGCCGGGAAATTGTCTCCGGACGAGGGTGAGGTCCTGTTCAATCCAACGGTCTCTCGTGGTTATTACGAACAGGCGGATGAGGACTCATTGAGTGAGGACCGGACAGTCCTCGATGAAGTGATGCTGGCCGATCCCGATCTCCCGGCGCAGACGGCAAGGAATATCTGTGGGATGATGATGTTTGAAGGGGATGCCGCCCTGAAGAAGATAAAGGTACTCTCCGGCGGCGAGAAAAACAGGGTCATGATGGGAAAGGTCATAGCCACACCGGTCAGCCTTCTGCTTCTCGACGAACCGACGAATCATCTCGATCTGGAATCCTGCGACGCCCTCCTGGAAGCTATTAACGAGTTTGAGGGCGCTGTAGTGATGGTGACGCATAACGAGATGCTGCTTCACGGGCTGGCCGACCGGCTGATCATCTTCCAGGATGGAAAAGCCTCGGTATTCGAGGGCGGATACCAGCGATTTCTGGAAAAGAGGGGATGGGACGAGGAGAAGGATGTGCAGGGAGAGATCGAGCCTGTCACAGGGCAGATAGAAAGTATCGACCGCAAGACATACAAGAGACTCCGTGCCGAGTTGATACGGGAGAGGGCGAAGGGCCTCAAGCCACTCGAAAAGAAGATAGAGGATATGGAGGAGGCTATCGTTGGAGCGGAAGCAAACCTCGAAAAATACCATAAAGAAATGGCCGAAGTCTCTGTTGCCGGAGAAAGTGGCAGGATAGGTGAGATCTCGAAGGGTATACACTCATGTCAGGAGACTGTCGAAGAGAGTTTTACCGCGCTCGAGATCGCTACGACCGAATACCATCTCCTCAAGGAAAAGTACGACGCGAAAATGGATAGACTGGACACCAGCGTCAGGTGA
- a CDS encoding ferritin family protein: MTNILQPADIIDIGIEKEKKRRDFYAIAADKFKDNIDLAELFGKLRDWEEDHITRFEEIRTEVTGGHYAESFPGEIEAYMQALIDSELYSDITPEGFTSIVKGPGDALDIGIRFEKDAILFFNGLSRFVDEKMREITKKLVEEEQQHLIYLHNMKNDMGL, from the coding sequence TTGACAAACATACTTCAGCCGGCTGACATAATCGATATCGGAATAGAAAAAGAAAAGAAACGGCGTGATTTCTATGCGATTGCTGCCGATAAATTCAAAGATAACATTGATCTGGCCGAATTATTCGGCAAGCTCCGCGACTGGGAAGAGGACCACATAACAAGGTTCGAAGAGATTCGAACCGAGGTCACCGGAGGCCATTACGCCGAGTCATTCCCTGGTGAGATCGAGGCATATATGCAGGCCCTCATCGACAGTGAACTCTACTCTGATATCACTCCCGAAGGATTCACTTCTATCGTCAAAGGCCCCGGTGACGCGCTGGATATCGGGATCAGGTTTGAAAAAGACGCGATCCTTTTCTTCAACGGACTTTCCAGGTTCGTCGATGAAAAGATGCGCGAAATCACAAAAAAGCTGGTAGAGGAAGAGCAACAGCATCTGATCTACCTTCATAACATGAAAAATGACATGGGCTTATAG
- a CDS encoding nitroreductase family protein, with amino-acid sequence MDVKEAIEKRRAYRALEAIEIDDPTISELAEAASLAGSCFNKQPWRFIFVRSAEMLDKLHSTLSKGNEWAEKASMIVAVFCRKEDDCVIRDREYYLFDTGMAASAMILRATELDLVAHPIAGFDPEATKDVLDIPVDFLLITLLIIGKRSEDKTGLNDNQARAENNRPPRREPEKFFSLEKYSPKLA; translated from the coding sequence ATGGATGTCAAAGAAGCCATTGAGAAGAGAAGAGCCTATCGTGCCCTCGAAGCAATCGAGATCGACGATCCGACCATATCGGAACTCGCAGAAGCTGCAAGTCTGGCCGGATCTTGTTTCAACAAACAACCATGGCGTTTCATCTTCGTGCGGTCAGCGGAGATGCTCGACAAGCTTCACTCAACTCTGAGCAAGGGGAATGAATGGGCCGAGAAGGCGTCGATGATCGTTGCTGTGTTCTGTCGAAAAGAGGACGACTGCGTGATCAGAGATAGAGAATATTATCTTTTCGACACCGGGATGGCGGCCTCGGCGATGATTCTCAGGGCGACGGAGCTTGACCTTGTCGCCCACCCTATAGCTGGCTTCGACCCTGAAGCGACCAAAGATGTCCTGGATATTCCTGTCGATTTTCTTCTGATCACACTTCTGATCATTGGAAAGAGATCGGAAGATAAGACCGGACTCAACGATAACCAGGCAAGGGCAGAAAACAACCGCCCCCCCAGACGTGAGCCTGAAAAATTCTTCAGTCTTGAGAAATATTCTCCTAAACTGGCCTGA
- a CDS encoding DUF2271 domain-containing protein: MKTPETIQAPILITCLLIAIIVATLPVDVRAADGTSIEEAVALGEKGELEKAISALESITEAEPENFDALAWLGLYTGMSAGRTSDYMKAGQLIMQSFGLLDKAVALDGDNPRGYLFRGIMGVNVPDFLGRLDGGIKDLEKATELFSSSSSDESTQGLMTALTNLNEGYAKKGDYAGQRKTLKMIVKTAPGSDTAIKAEETLSGLPIAEEKPVVPPDILAPSEKDDSDIAILKRKATASPEDSAVLFELGKALYSKEKYSEAAEFFKLVIKFDDTDPEAWKLLSLSIAMSAEVGYNEKIYEDTDYRSRLALESMTFMDKAVALSPEDMDLRLQRGVFGIMFPFFLGKFEQGIEDLKMVEASESPESMKAEALYYLGEAKKREALRYWIRISKEFQGTDAEKMVYESMRPKVARLDREKLEAPFVKIDFILGFQDELAPQTAIWIEDGNGKYVTTIYVSGFAGYVKENQVTLPAWARESGFEDVDAVTSASIDIGHHIYTWDLKDRNGKKVKKGDYIVKIETSHWPSMKYQIVESAVSLKKKGYNNIVQEGDFIPWLEVSYIDK, encoded by the coding sequence GTGAAAACGCCTGAGACTATCCAAGCTCCGATCCTTATCACCTGTTTACTGATAGCTATAATCGTGGCGACCTTGCCAGTCGATGTCAGGGCTGCCGATGGCACGTCTATCGAAGAGGCTGTAGCGCTTGGCGAGAAAGGCGAGTTGGAAAAGGCAATATCTGCACTGGAATCAATCACTGAAGCAGAACCAGAGAATTTCGATGCCCTGGCCTGGCTTGGTCTGTACACAGGCATGAGTGCTGGCCGCACATCTGATTATATGAAAGCCGGACAGCTTATCATGCAATCGTTCGGACTATTGGACAAAGCAGTAGCCCTCGATGGAGACAACCCCCGCGGATACCTGTTCAGGGGGATAATGGGTGTCAATGTCCCCGATTTTCTTGGAAGGCTCGATGGGGGAATTAAAGACCTTGAAAAGGCGACCGAACTCTTTTCATCCAGTTCATCGGATGAATCGACACAAGGGCTGATGACAGCATTGACGAACCTGAACGAAGGATATGCCAAAAAAGGTGATTATGCCGGGCAACGTAAGACTCTCAAGATGATCGTAAAGACGGCTCCCGGATCAGATACAGCCATCAAGGCGGAAGAGACCCTCTCAGGGTTGCCGATCGCGGAAGAAAAACCGGTCGTACCCCCGGATATCCTTGCTCCTTCTGAAAAGGATGACTCGGATATAGCTATACTCAAAAGAAAAGCCACCGCCTCCCCTGAGGATTCAGCAGTGTTATTCGAGCTTGGAAAGGCCCTCTATTCGAAAGAAAAATACAGCGAAGCCGCTGAATTCTTCAAGTTGGTCATCAAATTCGATGACACAGACCCTGAAGCCTGGAAGCTGCTCTCACTCTCGATCGCGATGAGTGCGGAGGTCGGGTATAACGAAAAGATATACGAAGATACTGATTACCGTTCCAGGCTCGCTCTCGAATCGATGACTTTCATGGACAAGGCCGTGGCACTTTCTCCTGAAGACATGGATCTTCGGTTGCAAAGAGGAGTGTTCGGGATAATGTTCCCCTTCTTTCTCGGAAAATTCGAACAGGGGATCGAGGATCTGAAGATGGTCGAAGCATCGGAATCTCCTGAATCCATGAAAGCCGAGGCGCTGTACTATCTCGGTGAAGCAAAAAAGCGTGAGGCGCTGAGATACTGGATCAGGATCTCAAAAGAATTCCAGGGAACAGACGCTGAAAAGATGGTCTACGAGTCGATGCGGCCTAAAGTAGCCAGACTTGACCGCGAGAAACTGGAGGCCCCATTCGTTAAGATAGATTTCATCCTCGGATTTCAGGATGAACTTGCCCCACAGACCGCTATATGGATAGAGGATGGAAATGGGAAATATGTGACCACTATCTATGTCTCCGGCTTCGCCGGATATGTGAAGGAAAACCAGGTCACCCTGCCGGCATGGGCCCGCGAGTCAGGATTCGAGGACGTAGACGCTGTCACCAGTGCAAGCATCGATATAGGACACCACATATACACTTGGGACCTGAAAGACCGCAATGGGAAAAAAGTCAAAAAAGGCGATTACATAGTCAAAATCGAGACCAGTCACTGGCCGTCGATGAAATACCAGATTGTCGAGTCAGCTGTCTCTTTGAAGAAAAAGGGTTACAACAATATCGTTCAGGAAGGTGATTTCATCCCCTGGCTGGAAGTCAGTTATATCGACAAATAG